One genomic segment of Pedobacter endophyticus includes these proteins:
- a CDS encoding MFS transporter, whose protein sequence is MLTKLKSEITHFKNQSYNFRVLTLTNLIYSIVLPVIDIFVAAYVMRSSNDPVKVVIYQLTIYTGIPLTFFLNGFLLSRFSIKTLYSLGMMLSGVSMMVMMSLTTLDNTGIGIAGLIMGMSFGFYWANRDFLALAITNDENRNYYYGLETFFYTIIAVVIPVLIGWFIELNASTGEAGMAYKIVTGMVFVITILASVMCFRGNFKNPTEKKFVYFKFDPYWYKLIRLATLKGLVQGFLVTAPAMLIMLLVGKEGALGTAQSIGAIIAAIAMYIIGRNTSPKHRLYVFGAGLTLFAIAAIINGILYSSLGVILFMLFLLLAKPLLDLAYFPIQFSVIDILTKKEKRSEFAYILNHEGGLYIGRLTGAGTFLILAYAFSVEVALRYAIIIVAILQLASYWVAKDIIKQGKIENIEEAPILSNEEPGVVAPVIE, encoded by the coding sequence ATGCTGACTAAACTAAAATCAGAAATTACGCACTTTAAAAATCAGTCGTACAATTTCAGGGTACTCACTTTAACCAATTTAATTTATAGTATTGTACTTCCGGTAATCGATATTTTTGTTGCCGCTTACGTGATGCGGAGCTCGAACGATCCGGTTAAAGTGGTTATTTATCAACTCACCATTTATACTGGCATTCCCCTTACATTTTTCCTGAACGGGTTTTTGCTGAGCCGATTTTCGATTAAAACGCTTTATTCCCTCGGCATGATGCTCAGCGGCGTTTCGATGATGGTAATGATGTCGTTAACCACCTTGGATAATACCGGAATCGGCATTGCCGGATTAATTATGGGTATGTCGTTCGGCTTTTATTGGGCCAATCGCGATTTTCTGGCACTCGCCATTACCAACGATGAAAACCGAAATTATTATTACGGCTTAGAGACCTTTTTCTATACCATTATTGCTGTGGTTATCCCGGTTTTAATCGGTTGGTTTATTGAGTTAAATGCAAGCACAGGCGAAGCTGGAATGGCCTATAAAATTGTTACGGGCATGGTGTTCGTTATTACAATTTTGGCTTCGGTAATGTGTTTCAGGGGAAACTTCAAAAATCCAACCGAGAAGAAATTTGTCTATTTCAAATTCGATCCGTACTGGTACAAACTAATCCGTTTGGCTACCCTAAAAGGCTTGGTTCAGGGGTTTTTGGTAACCGCACCAGCAATGTTGATTATGCTTTTGGTGGGCAAGGAGGGTGCTTTGGGTACCGCACAATCTATTGGCGCCATCATTGCCGCCATTGCCATGTACATCATCGGACGCAATACTTCACCAAAGCACAGGTTGTATGTTTTCGGCGCAGGCTTAACGTTATTTGCCATTGCCGCTATCATCAATGGTATTTTGTACAGCAGTTTGGGCGTCATCCTTTTTATGCTCTTTTTATTGCTGGCAAAGCCCTTGCTCGATTTAGCTTACTTCCCGATTCAGTTTAGTGTAATCGATATTCTAACTAAAAAAGAGAAAAGAAGCGAATTTGCTTACATTTTGAACCACGAAGGCGGCCTCTACATCGGAAGGTTAACAGGCGCTGGTACTTTCCTGATTCTGGCTTACGCTTTTTCTGTAGAAGTCGCTTTGCGCTATGCCATTATTATTGTGGCTATCTTACAACTTGCTTCGTACTGGGTAGCTAAAGACATTATTAAACAAGGAAAAATCGAAAATATAGAAGAAGCACCAATTTTAAGTAATGAAGAACCTGGGGTGGTTGCACCGGTGATTGAGTGA
- a CDS encoding glycoside hydrolase family 130 protein, translating to MNDTALRFAENPILSPKDLVPSRTGLEIACLLNPGVFKFQDKTWLLIRVAERPQQKPGFISFPVLHGTGIEIIEIAENDPDLIADDPRVITYQGADYLTTLSHLRLVCSDDGINFYQPEGYPLLQGEGPDEAFGIEDCRVAFINDTYYLTFTSVSAHGVGVGMRTTKDWKTFEKHGMIIPPHNKDCAIFEEKINGKFYALHRPSSVDLGGNYIWLAESPDGIHWGNHKCLVKTRKNSWDSRRVGAGAAPIKTDKGWLEIYHGANSEHQYCLGAFLMDLNDPSKVLAQTDEPIMRPVAEYELCGFFGQVVFTNGHTVEGDELTIYYGAADEFVCGAKFSIQKILSQLSYHHAD from the coding sequence ATGAACGATACCGCCTTACGATTTGCCGAAAACCCAATATTATCGCCAAAAGACCTGGTTCCGAGCCGAACCGGACTTGAAATTGCATGCTTGTTAAATCCAGGCGTTTTTAAGTTTCAAGATAAAACCTGGCTCTTGATCAGGGTAGCCGAGCGTCCGCAACAGAAGCCGGGATTTATTTCATTTCCTGTGTTGCACGGAACGGGAATTGAGATTATAGAAATTGCAGAAAACGATCCCGATCTGATTGCTGATGACCCGCGGGTAATTACCTATCAGGGGGCCGATTACTTAACGACCTTATCGCATTTGCGCCTGGTTTGTAGCGACGACGGTATCAACTTTTATCAGCCTGAAGGTTATCCGCTATTGCAAGGCGAGGGGCCCGATGAAGCGTTCGGTATTGAAGATTGCAGAGTGGCATTTATAAACGACACGTATTATCTAACCTTTACCTCGGTTTCTGCTCATGGCGTGGGCGTAGGCATGCGCACTACGAAAGATTGGAAAACCTTTGAGAAACACGGAATGATTATTCCACCGCACAATAAGGATTGCGCCATTTTCGAGGAAAAAATCAACGGTAAGTTTTATGCGCTGCACCGCCCAAGCAGTGTAGATTTGGGCGGGAACTACATCTGGCTAGCCGAATCGCCCGATGGCATTCACTGGGGAAACCACAAATGCCTTGTTAAAACGAGGAAGAACAGTTGGGATAGCAGACGTGTTGGCGCTGGTGCTGCACCTATTAAAACCGACAAGGGGTGGCTTGAAATTTATCATGGCGCAAATTCCGAACACCAATACTGTTTAGGTGCATTTTTAATGGACTTAAACGACCCCTCGAAGGTGCTTGCCCAAACCGATGAGCCCATTATGCGACCAGTTGCCGAATACGAACTCTGCGGTTTTTTTGGCCAGGTGGTATTTACAAATGGCCATACGGTTGAGGGCGACGAATTAACGATCTACTACGGCGCTGCAGATGAGTTTGTTTGCGGCGCTAAATTTTCTATTCAAAAAATATTGTCGCAATTAAGCTATCATCATGCTGACTAA
- a CDS encoding RagB/SusD family nutrient uptake outer membrane protein, giving the protein MNKINKYAFVVTMAIICFVVGCKKELYKDPIGLIPEEVLNEDPTANVIASSVDASYQMLSNTLNLLGQWNWDAGTVFRNDLIVNDIASDDLQKKWNPDGDQAWMDQVDNFSFIATNQAFNGIWAYDYEGIARTNKAIAYLTNDAGVAKAGLSSDLKNRSLGESYFLRAYYYMDLVNNFGDVPVVLIPLKRFSDAYEVAKKVPKEQVWEQISSDLSKAKGLLPATKYANATEKWRVSKGAVIALQAKVALYNEKWAEVITLVNELQALNFYSLNANYFDSFDQTKEFAENEVIFAFDHKSGTLIRSGNGICAPLDWGFFAPTANFISAFEANDPRLELTVSVAPKNVNKLLGTLNGANKGNDDAPSNRIFIRYADVLLWKAEALNETGDYANAVAIINQIRTRARTSRTITGGTAPAGTLPNRPASTDKTQIKTWLMQERRVELGFESQRFNDLKRWKMAKPVLTAVGKNFQDKNYLYPIPQGDVDKSAGTIPQNPGY; this is encoded by the coding sequence ATGAATAAGATAAACAAATATGCATTCGTGGTCACAATGGCTATCATATGCTTTGTAGTGGGATGTAAGAAAGAGCTGTACAAAGATCCGATAGGTTTAATACCAGAAGAAGTGCTCAACGAAGATCCTACCGCCAATGTAATTGCCTCATCGGTTGATGCATCCTATCAGATGCTTTCGAACACCCTTAACTTATTGGGCCAGTGGAACTGGGATGCGGGTACAGTGTTCAGAAATGATTTGATCGTAAATGACATCGCCTCTGATGATTTGCAAAAAAAGTGGAACCCGGATGGTGATCAGGCGTGGATGGATCAGGTGGATAATTTCAGCTTCATTGCAACCAATCAGGCGTTTAACGGCATTTGGGCCTACGATTACGAGGGCATAGCAAGAACCAACAAGGCAATTGCCTATTTAACCAACGACGCAGGCGTGGCAAAAGCGGGCTTAAGTAGCGATTTAAAGAACAGATCGTTAGGCGAGAGTTACTTTTTAAGGGCTTACTATTACATGGATCTGGTGAACAATTTTGGCGATGTACCAGTGGTACTTATACCGTTAAAAAGATTCTCTGATGCTTATGAAGTAGCAAAAAAAGTTCCCAAGGAACAGGTTTGGGAACAAATAAGCAGCGACTTGAGCAAGGCCAAAGGGCTGTTGCCAGCAACCAAGTACGCTAATGCCACCGAAAAGTGGAGGGTTTCTAAAGGTGCAGTAATTGCATTGCAGGCTAAAGTTGCGCTGTACAACGAGAAATGGGCGGAGGTAATTACCTTGGTGAATGAGCTGCAGGCGCTAAATTTTTATAGCTTAAACGCCAATTATTTCGATAGCTTCGATCAAACCAAGGAGTTTGCTGAAAATGAAGTCATTTTTGCATTCGACCATAAGTCGGGAACGCTGATTAGAAGCGGTAACGGCATTTGTGCACCTTTAGACTGGGGCTTTTTTGCACCAACCGCTAATTTTATCAGTGCTTTCGAAGCCAACGATCCGAGATTGGAATTAACGGTGAGCGTGGCGCCAAAAAATGTAAATAAGCTTTTGGGTACCCTAAATGGCGCCAACAAGGGAAATGACGATGCGCCCAGCAACCGGATTTTTATTCGCTATGCAGATGTTCTGTTATGGAAAGCAGAAGCCCTAAACGAAACTGGCGATTATGCCAATGCGGTTGCCATCATCAATCAAATCAGAACAAGGGCCAGAACCTCACGAACCATTACAGGGGGAACTGCGCCAGCGGGCACCTTGCCCAATCGCCCGGCATCGACCGACAAAACGCAAATAAAAACCTGGTTAATGCAGGAAAGACGGGTAGAACTTGGCTTCGAAAGTCAGCGATTTAACGATCTAAAACGATGGAAAATGGCCAAGCCCGTATTAACTGCTGTAGGAAAGAATTTTCAGGATAAAAACTACCTGTACCCAATTCCGCAGGGCGACGTAGATAAATCGGCAGGTACAATTCCTCAAAACCCGGGATATTAA
- a CDS encoding SusC/RagA family TonB-linked outer membrane protein: MKKNRRIYASLVFLFLAITGFTSYAQTRVTGKVTDEANQPLPGVVVTQMNTQNKTSTDGNGVYVLTLQAGSAQSLTFNYVGYGSVTRNATGGNVDVSLIPTTQSLNDVVVVGYTTQKRANLTGAVGILDMADAEKRRVPDVAQVLQGQVAGVTVTQSTGAPGDPINIRIRGEGTFGSGNSPLFVVDGVPTVDISHINTNDIKSLNVLKDASSAAIYGSRAANGVVIITTKQGVVNSTAIDINYFNGIQQATNLPTMLNTTQYLNKIEEAWGNSGYSGTNPYIAEKARTDLANTDWLDELFVTGHSQVAQVSASGGSEKVQYFLSGAYYKQNGIVVYDNDQYQRINFRPNITANLTDRLKVGANLQISNEMQDALSSRGDAPGIIRHAFLRPPVISVFKSPGDPTYTAANPFTDLPFYKGPGNDWDQNFEKSQNPIALAYFSNDKRNLFKTFGNAFAAYSFLKDKELTFRSSFGVNLLFRHNKAFLTNFGDNDGGGSALDVGLGRINRPNGLNEERGQELETTWTNTLNYTKTFGSHSLTALVGSEFIKNRADAISASRRRFDYTDPNFQYIDFGGLPDLYNGGSAAEYGLFSLFSSVDYNYAGKYFLTANIRADRSSRFGENNQWGYFPSVAAAWRISGEDFLQDNRVISNLKLRATYGSLGNQGIPNYAYLNVINKVGNQFQIVRYGNPDIKWETTTQLNIGLDVGLLKNSLNLSVDYFIKNTSDILLPIGLPGFIGNVSPSYLNTAKVENKGLEVSLGYTNNDNAFKYGVNANFSTLTNVVKKLHPNYPNITSAYSRTEVGHSLNQFYGFNMIGVFQTQAEIDSYLTGSSAKPGDIKFEDINGDKTITDADKTYIGNNIPKFSYGINLNGSYKGFDLSVLFQGVEGIDKFNQLKQIIDFDTRPFNYTTAALGSWSGPGTSNTIPRVSFDDNGSSKFSNLYVEDASYIRLKNVELGYSFSGLQKLGVKNVRLYVSGQNLWTSTNYSGLDPETVDQVDYGTYPQSRAILFGVNVKF, translated from the coding sequence ATGAAAAAAAACAGACGTATCTATGCATCGTTGGTTTTCTTGTTTTTAGCCATTACGGGTTTCACAAGTTATGCACAAACTAGAGTAACCGGAAAGGTGACTGATGAAGCTAATCAGCCTTTGCCGGGGGTAGTAGTAACGCAAATGAACACTCAAAACAAAACCTCTACCGATGGAAATGGAGTATATGTATTAACACTACAAGCAGGCTCGGCACAAAGCTTAACCTTTAACTACGTGGGTTACGGTTCTGTAACTAGAAATGCCACAGGTGGAAATGTAGATGTTTCATTAATACCCACCACCCAATCGTTAAACGATGTGGTTGTAGTTGGATATACCACCCAAAAAAGGGCGAACTTAACCGGTGCTGTAGGAATATTAGATATGGCCGACGCAGAAAAACGCAGGGTGCCCGATGTAGCGCAAGTGCTTCAAGGGCAGGTAGCAGGTGTAACCGTTACACAAAGCACAGGTGCACCCGGCGATCCGATCAATATCCGCATCAGGGGCGAGGGAACTTTCGGCTCTGGCAACAGTCCGCTGTTTGTAGTGGATGGCGTTCCAACGGTCGATATTTCGCACATCAACACGAACGACATTAAATCGCTAAACGTGTTGAAAGATGCCTCTTCGGCCGCAATTTACGGATCGAGGGCCGCAAATGGCGTGGTAATTATTACCACCAAGCAGGGAGTGGTCAATTCGACAGCTATCGATATTAATTATTTTAATGGCATTCAACAGGCAACCAATTTGCCAACTATGCTCAATACTACCCAATACCTCAATAAAATTGAAGAGGCCTGGGGCAATTCTGGTTATAGCGGCACAAACCCTTACATTGCCGAAAAGGCAAGAACCGATTTGGCAAATACCGATTGGCTGGATGAGCTTTTTGTTACCGGACATTCGCAGGTGGCACAGGTTAGCGCCAGCGGCGGAAGTGAAAAAGTACAATATTTTTTATCCGGTGCTTACTATAAACAGAACGGAATTGTAGTTTACGACAATGATCAATATCAACGGATTAATTTTCGCCCGAATATTACTGCCAATTTAACCGATAGGCTGAAAGTTGGCGCCAATCTTCAAATCTCAAATGAGATGCAAGACGCCTTGTCATCCAGGGGAGACGCCCCGGGAATTATCAGACATGCTTTTTTACGGCCTCCGGTAATTTCAGTTTTCAAGTCGCCGGGCGATCCGACCTACACGGCTGCGAATCCATTTACCGATCTGCCTTTTTATAAAGGTCCCGGAAATGATTGGGATCAAAACTTCGAGAAATCGCAAAACCCGATTGCGCTTGCCTATTTTAGCAACGATAAAAGAAACCTGTTCAAAACGTTCGGAAATGCTTTTGCAGCTTACTCGTTTTTAAAAGATAAGGAACTGACTTTTAGGAGCAGCTTCGGGGTAAACCTGCTGTTTAGGCACAATAAGGCATTTTTAACTAATTTCGGCGATAACGACGGTGGCGGCTCAGCGCTTGATGTTGGTTTGGGCAGAATTAATCGGCCAAACGGGTTAAACGAAGAGCGTGGTCAGGAACTGGAAACCACCTGGACAAATACCTTAAATTACACCAAAACTTTTGGCAGCCATAGTTTAACTGCTTTGGTGGGTTCGGAATTTATAAAGAATAGGGCCGACGCCATATCTGCATCTCGCCGAAGATTCGATTATACGGATCCCAACTTCCAATACATCGATTTTGGCGGCTTGCCCGATCTTTACAACGGTGGAAGCGCCGCTGAATACGGATTGTTCTCGTTGTTTTCTTCTGTTGATTACAACTATGCCGGAAAATATTTCTTAACAGCAAATATACGGGCCGATCGCTCTTCCCGCTTTGGAGAAAACAATCAATGGGGCTATTTTCCATCGGTTGCCGCTGCATGGCGCATCTCGGGTGAAGACTTTTTGCAAGATAACAGGGTAATCTCAAACCTAAAACTCAGGGCAACTTACGGTAGTCTCGGTAACCAGGGAATCCCAAATTATGCCTACTTAAATGTAATCAACAAAGTTGGTAATCAATTTCAGATTGTAAGATATGGAAATCCTGATATTAAATGGGAAACCACCACGCAACTCAATATTGGGCTGGACGTAGGCTTACTGAAGAACAGTTTAAATTTGAGCGTTGATTATTTTATCAAAAACACTTCCGATATTTTGTTGCCAATCGGTTTACCGGGCTTTATCGGCAATGTGAGCCCATCGTACCTAAATACGGCCAAGGTTGAAAACAAAGGTCTCGAGGTAAGTTTGGGCTACACCAATAATGATAACGCTTTTAAATACGGTGTTAATGCGAACTTTTCTACGCTTACCAATGTGGTGAAAAAACTGCACCCTAACTACCCAAATATAACATCGGCCTATAGCAGAACAGAAGTTGGCCATTCGCTGAACCAGTTTTATGGTTTTAATATGATTGGCGTGTTTCAAACCCAGGCCGAAATTGATAGCTACCTTACGGGTAGCAGTGCTAAGCCCGGCGATATCAAGTTTGAGGATATCAATGGCGACAAAACCATTACCGATGCCGATAAAACCTACATCGGCAACAATATTCCTAAATTTAGCTATGGCATCAATCTGAACGGTTCTTACAAAGGGTTTGATCTTTCTGTACTGTTTCAAGGGGTAGAAGGAATAGACAAGTTTAACCAGTTAAAACAGATTATTGATTTTGATACGCGGCCATTTAACTATACCACCGCGGCATTGGGCAGTTGGAGTGGCCCGGGAACTTCGAATACCATCCCGCGGGTAAGTTTCGATGATAACGGAAGCAGCAAATTTTCAAATCTCTATGTCGAAGACGCCTCCTATATCAGGTTGAAAAACGTTGAGCTTGGCTACTCGTTTAGCGGTTTGCAGAAGCTTGGTGTAAAAAATGTGCGTTTATACGTTTCGGGGCAAAACTTATGGACAAGCACCAACTACTCAGGGCTCGATCCGGAAACGGTAGATCAGGTAGATTATGGTACCTATCCGCAATCGAGAGCCATCTTGTTTGGTGTAAATGTGAAATTTTAA
- a CDS encoding hybrid sensor histidine kinase/response regulator transcription factor: MNRVFIFLSFIAGLFCASGAHAVDVEPPNSFYYRQLDNRNGLSNSSINTIFQDRDQLLWIGTWDGLNRYDGANFSVYNHNIDQRQNSIGSNVIQSIKEDHKNNIWISTIGGVSRYNKVSGKFSRYFYKNTAIQKIRENEYELIISKAGEVFCFAANGMLRKYDDAKDQFLDYQHFNDAESIIKTCFIGDRLCFLDKSGRLLVAKIGPKKLQVLKTIAIPGGVNNLVAANDKVVFSNINDEHFSIDAKLSAQRLPLPSRKIRSIAFYQSHYVIAWENQGIQIVDNRFQPTTFLASEAEKVANLKITALSVGENSVLWLGTDGNGLIQIYPNENYFGLMTKINGVNINKPIRAFAEDNGNLWVGTKGNGLFILKDFWNAGKSPQKTQKIDVSNGLENNAVFAIKKGSGELIYIGTDGKGLSIYDKRTNKIVNWANIKGADRYPEFRSVYAILEDADGSVWLGTSGFGLVHLKISRQSNQALALTYFKQYYSSSKETNGPVNDIIYALAQGKDDRLWIACRYGGLSVINKKNGQFTTYKASGYEGSLSHSDVLSLFYDSKNRLWVGTSYGLNYLSYSESLKSEPRFNKITMNSGLPNNTIHAIQEDGAGNIWLSTNKGIAKINPQNNSVANYQESDGLQSNEFSDGATFKASNNNLFFGGIYGFNYFLPKHITENTKQPNLLISDLQMGGKAFFNNQYLVIKANQQAVESFDIERKSNFFQFSFNALNYFNASKNEFAYQLKGLDQSWRYTGTDGKIAYYNIPPGQYELVVRWSNGEGVWTKDVVALRLHVKQYFWLTLPAYACYFVLLVIAGYAFHRYRKNKLEMKFKLERESLFRQKDEENHRQRINFFTNIAHEIQTPLTLILGSVEHFMQKENSSGKPTGQSYFLSLIHQHTARLTYLVHQLLEFRKAEAGYLKRSDDYFDISKLLTSLSQLFVPASTKKEQTFTRHIEDGIAGFIDKDKFEKVLFNLLSNAFKHSGEREEVVFTATYDQHSQELEIVVSNSGCRLAESDLEDIFKEFQVGKSSDLNNFSTGIGLAFTKELVAIMDGELNASLKNDWISFSFKLKLQQAIEGKKDEVVTSAPSSLFESILKPYEQEPIASVEENNKVALIDDLKAVCTHSVLVVEDDLALRFLIKNILKDHYNVYEAENGVSALSFLKNNTPDIIISDVMMPDMDGLELCKHIKTVPATCHIPFIMLSAKGTEENKTEGYETGADAYIAKPFNVNYLQMRVRKLLDYRERMNHLIKDRNINNQFVDVDLEQGDKEFLNALVKAVEDNLAEPDLDAAKLEDALCISKMQLYRKLKSLAGMTPSEFIKRIRLKHAAVLLQNSKLNVSEIFYLTGFNNKSYFFREFKKIYHLAPNEYRQKQYQADESPLPSDSYRI, from the coding sequence ATGAACCGTGTGTTTATCTTTCTGTCCTTTATTGCCGGGCTGTTCTGCGCTAGCGGAGCCCATGCCGTAGACGTTGAGCCACCTAACTCATTTTATTACAGACAGCTCGATAATCGAAACGGACTTTCGAACAGTTCTATCAATACGATTTTTCAAGATAGAGATCAGCTATTATGGATTGGAACCTGGGATGGTTTGAACCGGTACGACGGAGCAAATTTTAGTGTTTACAACCACAATATAGATCAGCGCCAGAACAGCATTGGCAGCAATGTAATCCAATCGATAAAAGAAGACCACAAAAATAACATTTGGATCAGCACCATTGGCGGCGTTTCGCGGTACAACAAGGTTTCGGGCAAGTTCAGCAGGTATTTTTATAAGAACACAGCAATCCAGAAGATCCGCGAAAACGAATATGAGTTGATTATCAGCAAGGCTGGCGAAGTATTTTGCTTCGCGGCAAACGGCATGCTTCGTAAGTACGATGATGCAAAAGACCAGTTTCTCGATTATCAACATTTTAATGATGCAGAAAGTATTATAAAGACCTGTTTTATTGGCGATAGGCTGTGTTTTTTAGATAAGAGCGGACGTTTGCTAGTGGCTAAAATTGGGCCCAAGAAATTACAAGTTCTTAAAACGATAGCTATTCCCGGAGGCGTAAATAATCTCGTTGCTGCAAATGATAAGGTCGTTTTTTCTAACATTAACGACGAACATTTTAGTATTGATGCAAAATTATCGGCACAACGCCTTCCGTTACCGTCGCGGAAAATCAGATCCATAGCTTTCTATCAATCCCATTATGTGATTGCATGGGAAAATCAGGGCATTCAAATCGTCGACAACAGGTTTCAGCCAACGACGTTTCTGGCAAGCGAGGCAGAAAAGGTAGCAAACCTTAAAATTACTGCGTTAAGCGTGGGCGAAAATAGCGTACTGTGGCTCGGTACCGACGGAAACGGACTTATCCAGATTTATCCAAACGAAAACTATTTCGGCCTGATGACCAAAATTAACGGCGTAAACATTAACAAGCCGATTAGGGCCTTTGCCGAAGACAATGGCAATTTGTGGGTTGGCACAAAGGGGAATGGCCTGTTTATTTTGAAAGATTTCTGGAATGCGGGTAAGTCGCCGCAGAAAACGCAAAAAATTGATGTGAGCAACGGGCTCGAGAACAATGCTGTTTTTGCGATAAAAAAGGGCTCGGGCGAATTGATTTATATCGGCACCGATGGCAAGGGGCTATCAATATACGATAAACGAACAAATAAGATCGTTAATTGGGCAAACATCAAAGGGGCAGATCGCTATCCCGAATTTCGGTCGGTTTATGCCATACTGGAAGATGCCGACGGTTCGGTTTGGCTTGGCACCAGTGGTTTTGGCCTTGTACACTTAAAAATCTCCCGCCAAAGCAATCAGGCGCTTGCATTAACCTATTTTAAACAATATTATTCTTCATCAAAGGAGACCAACGGACCTGTAAACGACATTATTTATGCCTTGGCCCAAGGCAAAGATGATCGCCTCTGGATTGCCTGCCGTTATGGAGGGCTCAGTGTGATCAATAAAAAGAACGGCCAGTTTACCACTTACAAAGCTTCGGGTTACGAAGGCAGTTTGTCGCATAGCGATGTGCTTTCTCTATTTTACGACAGCAAAAATCGGCTTTGGGTGGGCACCAGTTACGGTTTAAATTACCTTAGCTACAGTGAGTCGCTTAAAAGTGAGCCGCGTTTTAATAAGATTACAATGAACAGTGGCTTGCCCAACAATACTATACATGCCATTCAAGAAGACGGGGCGGGCAACATTTGGCTCAGTACAAATAAAGGGATTGCAAAAATAAACCCGCAAAATAATAGTGTTGCCAATTATCAGGAAAGCGATGGTTTACAAAGCAACGAGTTTAGCGATGGCGCCACGTTTAAGGCATCGAACAATAACTTGTTTTTTGGAGGGATTTACGGTTTCAACTACTTTTTGCCAAAGCACATTACCGAGAATACCAAACAGCCCAATTTGTTGATTTCCGACTTGCAAATGGGTGGAAAGGCATTTTTCAATAATCAGTATCTCGTTATAAAAGCCAATCAACAAGCTGTTGAAAGCTTTGATATTGAGCGAAAAAGCAACTTTTTTCAGTTCTCTTTTAATGCCTTAAATTATTTTAACGCATCAAAAAACGAATTTGCATATCAGCTTAAGGGCCTCGACCAAAGCTGGCGATACACCGGTACCGATGGAAAGATTGCGTATTACAATATCCCGCCGGGGCAATATGAATTGGTTGTACGCTGGAGTAATGGCGAAGGCGTTTGGACAAAAGACGTTGTTGCGCTGCGGCTGCATGTGAAGCAATATTTCTGGCTTACTTTGCCGGCTTACGCTTGTTATTTTGTGCTCTTGGTTATTGCCGGATACGCCTTTCACCGCTACCGGAAAAATAAGCTCGAAATGAAGTTTAAGCTCGAACGCGAGTCGTTGTTTAGGCAAAAAGACGAAGAGAATCATCGCCAAAGGATCAATTTCTTTACCAACATAGCCCATGAGATTCAGACCCCGTTAACCCTTATTTTAGGTTCCGTAGAGCATTTCATGCAAAAAGAAAATTCATCCGGCAAACCGACTGGCCAAAGTTATTTTCTTTCGCTTATTCATCAGCATACCGCCCGTTTAACCTATTTGGTGCATCAACTGCTCGAATTTCGCAAGGCTGAGGCCGGCTATTTGAAACGTAGTGATGATTATTTCGACATTTCTAAGCTACTCACCAGTTTGAGTCAGCTTTTTGTTCCCGCTTCAACCAAAAAGGAGCAGACCTTTACCCGGCATATCGAAGACGGAATTGCGGGCTTCATTGATAAGGATAAGTTTGAAAAAGTGCTTTTCAATCTCCTTTCCAATGCCTTCAAACATTCGGGCGAAAGAGAAGAAGTAGTTTTTACAGCTACATACGATCAGCATAGCCAGGAGCTGGAGATTGTTGTATCGAACTCGGGCTGCAGGCTTGCAGAAAGCGATCTGGAAGATATTTTTAAGGAATTTCAGGTGGGGAAGAGTAGCGACCTGAATAATTTCAGTACCGGAATTGGTCTTGCGTTTACAAAAGAGCTTGTTGCCATTATGGATGGCGAATTAAACGCTTCTTTAAAAAACGATTGGATTTCGTTCAGTTTTAAACTGAAATTACAACAAGCTATCGAGGGTAAAAAAGATGAGGTGGTAACCTCGGCGCCTTCGTCGCTATTCGAATCGATTTTGAAACCTTACGAACAAGAACCTATAGCCTCGGTGGAAGAAAATAATAAGGTGGCGTTGATTGATGATTTAAAGGCCGTTTGCACCCACAGCGTGCTCGTGGTTGAAGATGATTTGGCGCTGCGGTTCCTAATTAAAAACATCTTAAAAGATCATTACAATGTTTATGAGGCTGAAAATGGCGTTTCAGCACTCTCATTTCTGAAAAATAACACGCCCGATATTATTATCAGCGACGTGATGATGCCCGATATGGATGGGTTGGAACTCTGTAAACACATTAAAACCGTTCCTGCAACCTGTCATATCCCCTTTATTATGCTCTCGGCAAAAGGCACTGAGGAAAACAAAACCGAAGGTTACGAAACCGGGGCCGATGCCTATATTGCTAAGCCGTTTAACGTGAACTACCTGCAAATGCGGGTGCGAAAACTGCTGGATTACCGCGAGCGGATGAACCATTTAATTAAAGACAGAAATATTAACAATCAATTTGTAGATGTTGATTTGGAGCAAGGGGATAAGGAATTTTTGAATGCATTGGTTAAGGCAGTAGAGGATAACCTCGCAGAGCCCGATCTCGACGCGGCCAAGTTAGAAGATGCATTGTGCATCAGTAAAATGCAGTTGTACCGCAAACTAAAATCGCTGGCGGGGATGACACCATCTGAATTTATTAAGCGCATTCGATTAAAACACGCTGCGGTATTACTGCAAAATAGCAAGCTTAATGTGTCTGAAATTTTTTACCTAACCGGCTTTAATAATAAGTCATATTTCTTTAGGGAGTTTAAGAAAATTTACCACCTGGCGCCGAACGAATATCGGCAAAAGCAATATCAGGCTGATGAGAGCCCATTGCCATCCGATAGCTATCGGATCTGA